A single genomic interval of Pseudorasbora parva isolate DD20220531a chromosome 21, ASM2467924v1, whole genome shotgun sequence harbors:
- the polr2a gene encoding DNA-directed RNA polymerase II subunit RPB1: MHGPPSSDSACPLRLIKRVQFGVLSPDELKRMSVTEGGIKYPETTEGGRPKLGGLMDPRQGVIERSGRCQTCAGNMTECPGHFGHIELAKPVFHVGFITKIMKVLRCVCFFCSKLLVDANNPKIKDILIKSKGQPRKRLTHVYDLCKGKNICEGGEEMDNKFGVEQQETEEDLTKEKGHGGCGRYQPRIRRSGLELYAEWKHVNEDSQEKKILLSPERVHEIFKRISDEEDMILGMDPKYARPEWMIVTVLPVPPLAVRPAVVMQGSARNQDDLTHKLADIVKINNQLKRNEQSGAAAHVIAEDVKLLQFHVATMVDNELPGLPRAMQKSGRPLKSIKQRLKGKEGRVRGNLMGKRVDFSARTVITPDPNLQIDQVGVPRSIAANMTFPEIVTPFNIDRLQELVRRGNSQYPGAKYIIRDNGDRIDLRFHPKPSDLHLQIGYKVERHMCDGDIIVFNRQPTLHKMSMMGHRVRILPWSTFRLNLSVTTPYNADFDGDEMNLHLPQSLETRAEIQELAMVPRMIVTPQSNRPVMGIVQDTLTAVRKFTKRDVFLERGEVMNLLMFLSTWDGKVPQPAILKPRPLWTGKQIFSLIIPGHINAIRTHSTHPDEEDSGPYKHISPGDTKVIVENGELIMGILCKKSLGTSAGSLVHISYLEMGHDITRLFYSNIQTVVNNWLLIEGHSIGIGDSIADKATYQDIQNTIKKAKQDVIEVIEKAHNNELEPTPGNTLRQTFENQVNRILNDARDKTGSSAQKSLSEYNNFKSMVVAGSKGSKINISQVIAVVGQQNVEGKRIPFGFKHRTLPHFIKDDYGPESRGFVENSYLAGLTPTEFFFHAMGGREGLIDTAVKTAETGYIQRRLIKSMESVMVKYDATVRNSINQVVQLRYGEDGLAGEAVEFQNMATLKPSNKAFEKKFRFDCTNERALRRTLQEDVVKDVMTNAHVQSALEKEFEKMREDREILRAIFPTGDSKVVLPCNLARMIWNAQKIFRINPRTPTDLNPVRVVEGVQELSKKLVIVNGEDQLSRQAQENATLLFNIHLRSTLCSKRMTEEFRLSTEAFDWLLGEIETKFNQSIAHPGEMVGALAAQSLGEPATQMTLNTFHYAGVSAKNVTLGVPRLKELINISKRPKTPSLTVFLLGQAARDAERAKDILCRLEHTTLRKVTANTAIYYDPNPQNTVVTEDQEWVNVYYEMPDFDVTRISPWLLRIELDRKHMTDRKLTMEQIAEKINAGFGDDLNCIFNDDNAEKLVLRIRIMNSDENKFQEDEEVVDKMDDDVFLRCIESNMLTDMTLQGIEQISKVYMHLPQTDNKKKIIITEDGEFKALQEWILETDGVSLMRVLSEKDVDPVRTTSNDIVEIFTVLGIEAVRKALERELYHVISFDGSYVNYRHLALLCDTMTCRGHLMAITRHGINRQDTGPLMKCSFEETVDVLMEASSHGECDPMKGVSENIMLGQLAPAGTGCFDLLLDAEKCKYGMEIPTNIPGISVAGPTGMFFGSAPSPMSGMSPAMTPWNTGATPAYGAWSPSVGSGMTPGAAGFSPSAASDASGFSPGYSPAWSPTPGSPGSPGPASPYIPSPGALSPNYSPTSPAYEPRSPGGYTPQSPGYSPTSPSYSPTSPSYSPTSPNYSPTSPSYSPTSPSYSPTSPSYSPTSPSYSPTSPSYSPTSPSYSPTSPSYSPTSPSYSPTSPSYSPTSPSYSPTSPSYSPTSPSYSPTSPSYSPTSPSYSPTSPSYSPTSPSYSPTSPNYTPTSPSYSPTSPSYSPTSPSYSPTSPNYTPTSPNYSPTSPSYSPTSPSYSPSSPRYTPQSPTYTPSSPSYSPSSPSYSPTSPKYTPTSPSYSPSSPEYTPTSPKYSPTSPKYSPTSPKYSPTSPTYSPTTPKYSPTSPTYSPTSPTYTPTSPKYSPTSPTYSPTSPKYSPTSPTYSPTSPKGSTYSPTSPGYSPTSPTYSPAISPDDSDEENN, translated from the exons GCCACGGAAGCGTTTGACCCATGTCTATGACCTCTGTAAAGGCAAAAACATTTGTGAGGGTGGCGAGGAGATGGACAACAAGTTTGGAGTGGAGCAGCAAGAGACTGAGGAAGACCTCACCAAAGAGAAG GGTCACGGAGGTTGTGGCAGATACCAGCCACGCATCCGTCGCTCTGGCCTGGAGCTGTATGCTGAGTGGAAGCATGTGAATGAAGACTCTCAGGAGAAGAAGATTCTCCTCAGCCCTGAACGTGTGCATGAGATCTTCAAACGCATTTCAGATGAAGAGGATATGATCCTGGGCATGGACCCCAAATATGCCCGTCCTGAATGGATGATTGTCACAGTTTTGCCTGTGCCCCCTCTTGCTGTGAGACCGGCTGTGGTCATGCAGGGCTCTGCTAGAAATCAG GATGATTTAACACACAAATTGGCTGACATTGTGAAGATCAATAACCAGCTGAAGCGAAATGAGCAGAGTGGAGCTGCAGCGCATGTTATAGCAGAGGATGTCAAGCTGCTTCAGTTCCACGTGGCCACCATGGTGGACAATGAACTGCCAGGTCTACCTAGG GCAATGCAAAAGTCTGGTCGCCCTCTAAAATCCATCAAGCAGAGGCTAAAGGGTAAGGAAGGACGTGTCAGAGGTAATCTGATGGGGAAGCGTGTCGACTTCTCTGCCCGAACTGTCATTACGCCTGACCCCAACCTGCAGATCGACCAGGTGGGAGTTCCCCGGTCCATTGCTGCAAACATGACCTTCCCTGAGATCGTCACACCATTTAACATTGACAG ACTCCAAGAGCTTGTGAGGAGAGGTAACAGTCAGTACCCTGGAGCCAAATATATCATCCGTGACAATGGGGACAGAATTGACCTGCGATTCCACCCTAAACCAAGTGACCTTCACCTTCAGATTGGATACAAA GTTGAACGACACATGTGTGATGGGGACATTATTGTGTTCAACAGACAGCCCACACTGCACAAAATGTCTATGATGGGCCATAGAGTACGAATCTTGCCTTGGTCAACATTTCGACTTAACCTCAG TGTCACGACCCCATATAACGCTGACTTTGACGGAGATGAGATGAACCTGCACTTGCCGCAGTCCCTGGAGACCCGTGCTGAGATCCAGGAGCTCGCCATGGTGCCTCGTATGATTGTCACACCACAGTCCAACAGACCTGTCATGGGTATTGTGCAGGACACACTGACAGCTGTGCGCAAGTTCACCAAGAGAGATGTCTTTTTAGAGAGG GGTGAGGTGATGAACCTCCTTATGTTTCTCTCGACATGGGATGGCAAAGTGCCCCAACCGGCTATATTGAAGCCTCGACCCCTCTGGACAGGCAAACAGATCTTCAGCCTGATCATCCCTGGGCACATTAATGCAATCCGCACACACAGCACTCACCCTGATGAAGAGGATAGCGGCCCTTATAAACACATCTCCCCTGGAGACACTAAG GTAATTGTGGAGAACGGTGAGCTGATCATGGGGATCCTGTGTAAGAAGTCACTGGGAACCTCAGCTGGCTCCCTAGTCCATATCTCATACCTTGAGATGGGCCATGACATCACACGACTCTTCTATTCCAACATCCAGACTGTCGTCAACAACTGGCTGCTCATTGAAG GTCACTCTATTGGTATTGGAGACTCCATTGCTGATAAAGCTACATATCAGGACATTCAGAACACTATTAAGAAAGCCAAGCAGGATGTGATAGAG GTCATTGAGAAAGCCCACAACAATGAGTTGGAGCCCACCCCAGGTAACACTCTGAGACAGACCTTTGAGAACCAGGTCAACCGCATTCTGAACGATGCTCGAGACAAGACTGGATCCTCTGCCCAGAAGTCACTGTCAGAGTACAACAATTTCAAATCCATGGTGGTGGCTGGTTCAAAAGGCTCTAAAATTAACATTTCTCAG GTTATTGCTGTAGTGGGGCAGCAGAACGTTGAGGGTAAGCGAATCCCCTTCGGTTTCAAACACCGCACCCTCCCTCACTTCATTAAAGATGACTATGGTCCAGAAAGTAGAGGATTTGTGGAAAACTCCTATCTGGCCGGTCTCACACCAACTGAGTTCTTCTTTCACGCCATGGGAGGCAGAGAGGGTTTGATCGACACAGCCGTCAAAACTGCTGAGACAG GTTATATTCAGCGTCGTCTGATCAAGTCTATGGAGTCGGTTATGGTAAAGTATGATGCTACAGTCAGAAACTCCATTAACCAGGTTGTCCAGCTGCGATATGGAGAGGATGGGCTGGCAGGAGAGGCCGTGGAGTTCCAAAATATGGCCACACTTAAGCCATCCAACAAAGCCTTTGAGAAGAA GTTCAGGTTTGACTGCACCAACGAACGAGCTCTTCGCCGCACTCTGCAGGAAGATGTGGTGAAAGATGTGATGACCAATGCCCATGTCCAGAGTGCTCTAGAGAAAGAGTTTGAAAAGATGAGGGAAGACCGAGAGATCCTGAGGGCTATTTTCCCCACAGGAGACAGCAAG GTGGTACTACCGTGCAATCTGGCGAGAATGATTTGGAATGCTCAGAAGATTTTCCGCATCAATCCTCGGACACCAACTGACCTTAACCCAGTTAGAGTAGTTGAAG GAGTTCAAGAGTTGAGTAAGAAGCTGGTTATTGTAAATGGTGAGGACCAGTTAAGCAGGCAAGCCCAGGAGAATGCCACTCTGCTGTTCAACATCCACCTGCGTTCCACCCTCTGCTCTAAGAGAATGACTGAGGAGTTCCGTCTTAGCACAGAGGCTTTTGATTGGCTGCTGGGAGAGATTGAGACCAAATTTAACCAATCCATT GCTCACCCTGGTGAGATGGTAGGTGCTCTGGCTGCTCAGTCTCTGGGAGAGCCTGCTACTCAGATGACCCTGAACACATTCCACTACGCCGGTGTGTCCGCCAAAAATGTCACTCTCGGTGTGCCCCGTCTCAAAGAGCTTATCAACATCTCAAAGCGACCCAAGACCCCCTCCCTGACCGTCTTTCTCCTGGGCCAAGCAGCCCGTGACGCAGAGAGGGCCAAAGATATCCTGTGTCGGTTGGAGCACACAACCCTGCGCAAGGTCACTGCCAACACGGCCATTTATTATGACCCCAACCCACAGAACACAGTGGTGACTGAGGATCAGGAATGGGTCAACGTGTACTATGAGATGCCTGACTTCGACGTGACCCGTATTTCACCCTGGCTGCTGCGTATCGAACTTGACCGCAAACACATGACTGACCGCAAGCTGACCATGGAGCAAATTGCAGAGAAGATCAATGCAG GATTTGGTGATGACCTAAACTGTATCTTCAATGATGACAATGCTGAGAAACTTGTATTGCGAATCCGCATCATGAATAGTGATGAGAACAAATTCCAAGAG GATGAGGAGGTAGTGGATAAGATGGATGACGATGTATTCCTTCGCTGCATTGAATCCAACATGCTGACAGACATGACCCTGCAAGGCATTGAGCAGATCAGCAAG GTGTACATGCATCTACCACAGACCGACAACAAGAAGAAAATCATCATCACAGAAGATGGAGAATTCAAAGCCCTACAGGAATGGATCCTGGAAACAGATGGAGTCAGTCTCATGAGGGTTCTCAGTGAAAAGGATGTGGACCCTGTCAGGACCACCTCCAACGACATAGTGGAAATTTTCACT GTTCTTGGTATTGAGGCCGTGCGTAAGGCACTGGAAAGAGAGTTGTACCATGTCATCTCTTTTGACGGTTCTTACGTTAACTACCGCCATCTTGCCTTGCTTTGTGACACAATGACCTGCAGAGGTCACTTGATGGCCATCACTCGTCACGGTATCAACAGGCAAGACACTGGACCTCTCATGAAGTGCTCTTTTGAAGAGACG GTGGACGTGTTGATGGAAGCTTCTTCACATGGTGAATGTGACCCAATGAAGGGAGTGTCTGAGAATATCATGCTGGGACAGCTGGCTCCTGCAGGCACTGGCTGCTTTGACCTGCTTTTGGATGCTGAGAAGTGCAAGTATGGCATGGAGATCCCCACCAACATCCCTGGGATCAGCGTTGCTGGAC CCACAGGCATGTTCTTTGGCTCCGCCCCCAGCCCTATGAGTGGCATGTCTCCAGCCATGACACCCTGGAACACAGGAGCCACTCCTGCGTATGGTGCCTGGTCTCCCAGTGTTG GAAGTGGAATGACACCAGGTGCTGCAGGCTTCTCTCCCAGTGCTGCCTCTGATGCCAGCGGCTTCTCACCCGGCTATTCTCCTGCCTGGTCCCCTACTCCTGGTTCTCCTGGATCACCTGGACCAGCTAGCCCTTATATTCCCTCACCAG gaGCATTGTCTCCCAATTACTCTCCAACCTCTCCTGCCTACGAGCCTCGTTCTCCTGGTGGATACACCCCTCAGAGCCCTGGCTACTCACCAACCTCTCCATCGTACTCGCCAACTTCACCGTCTTATTCTCCCACCAGCCCGAACTACAGCCCCACATCTCCGTCCTACTCGCCCACCTCACCCTCCTACTCTCCAACTTCGCCATCTTATTCTCCAACATCTCCAAGCTACTCTCCGACTTCACCTTCTTACTCTCCGACTTCACCTTCTTACTCTCCGACTTCACCTTCTTACTCCCCGACTTCACCTTCTTACTCTCCGACTTCACCATCCTACTCACCAACATCCCCTAGCTACAGCCCAACGTCTCCATCTTATTCCCCCACCTCCCCGTCTTATTCGCCAACCTCCCCGTCTTACTCTCCCACTTCTCCAAGTTACTCTCCAACCTCCCCATCCTATTCCCCAACATCTCCGAGCTACAGCCCCACTTCGCCCAACTACACGCCCACCTCACCCAGTTATTCCCCAACCTCTCCATCTTACAGTCCCACTTCACCGTCCTACTCCCCCACCTCTCCCAATTACACCCCAACCAGCCCCAATTATTCACCCACCTCTCCTTCATACTCTCCCACTTCACCATCCTACTCTCCATCCAGTCCGCGCTACACACCGCAATCTCCCACCTACACCCCGAGCTCGCCCTCTTACAGCCCGAGCTCTCCATCCTATTCTCCCACCTCTCCGAAATACACTCCCACCTCCCCCTCTTACAGTCCCAGCTCTCCTGAATATACCCCAACATCCCCCAAATATTCCCCCACTTCTCCGAAGTACTCCCCCACTTCACCTAAATACAGTCCCACCTCTCCGACCTACTCTCCAACTACGCCTAAGTACAGCCCTACTTCCCCTACTTACTCTCCAACTTCTCCCACCTACACACCAACCAGCCCCAAATATTCTCCCACCTCTCCGACTTATTCTCCAACTTCTCCAAAATACTCTCCTACATCACCTACCTACTCTCCAACTAGTCCCAAGGGCTCCACCTACAGCCCCACTTCTCCCGGCTACAGCCCCACCTCACCGACCTACAGCCCAGCCATCAGCCCTGATGACAGCGATGAAGAAAATAACTAA
- the capgb gene encoding capping protein (actin filament), gelsolin-like b has protein sequence MQEVVLYTVLLFTKSLPFFLETLQGALTFTAARMLRFQAAPGQFGDEIRQPGLRCWRVEKMKAVPLDKAEVGAFFNGDSYLVLDNRGDQGADLHMWIGEKSSRDEQVACAMLATQLDNFLGGDPVQHRQVQGYESPEFMNLFPRGVSYKEGGVESGFRRTQSGSGPVQRLYQIKGKRNIRAKEVDLSWQSFNKGDCFILDLGETIVSWIGSQANIFEKQKVREIATLIRDTDRHGKAQITNINEGEETQEMLQVLGPMPELKESTPEEDSQADASNSASLYKVSDATGSMKLTKVSEKSPFAKDLLVRDDCFILDNGANGKIFVWKGSGANAEEKRAALKMADDFIQKMNYPKMKTQVEILPQGRETVIFKQFFQNWN, from the exons ATGCAGGAAGTGGTTTTGTACACAGTGTTACTCTTTACAAAATCTCTTCCTTTCTTTCTCGAAACTTTGCAAGGTGCTCTAACTTTCACAGCAGCAAG AATGCTCCGATTTCAGGCCGCTCCAGGACAGTTTGGGGATGAGATTAGGCAGCCGGGACTGAGATGCTGGCGAGTGGAGAAGATGAAGGCTGTTCCTCTGGATAAAGCTGAAGTGGGAGCTTTCTTCAATGGTGACTCCTACCTTGTGCTGGATAACCGGGGTGACCAGGGTGCCGATCTCCACATGTGGATTG GAGAAAAATCGTCTCGTGACGAGCAGGTAGCTTGTGCCATGTTGGCTACGCAGCTGGATAACTTCCTGGGTGGAGATCCAGTCCAGCACAGACAGGTTCAGGGATACGAGTCCCCAGAATTCATGAACCTCTTCCCTCGAGGAGTCAGCTACAAG GAGGGAGGTGTGGAGTCCGGCTTTAGAAGAACACAGTCTGGATCTGGACCTGTTCAGAGGTTATACCAAATCAAAGGGAAGCGCAACATCAGAGCCAAGGAAGTGGATTTGAGCTGGCAGAGCTTTAACAAAGGGGACTGCTTCATACTCGACCTGGGCGAG aCGATTGTATCATGGATAGGATCTCAGGCAAACATCTTTGAGAAGCAGAAGGTGCGGGAGATCGCCACTCTGATcagagatacagacagacaCGGCAAAGCCCAGATCACTAACATCAATGAGGGAGAGGAGACACAGGAAATGCTACAG GTTCTTGGTCCGATGCCAGAGCTGAAAGAAAGCACTCCAGAGGAGGACAGTCAAGCAGATGCATCAAATTCCGCCTCCCTTTATAAG GTATCAGATGCAACAGGGTCAATGAAGTTGACCAAGGTATCAGAGAAAAGTCCATTTGCCAAGGACTTGCTGGTACGTGATGACTGCTTTATCCTGGACAATGGGGCCAATGGAAAGATCTTTGTTTGGAAAG GAAGTGGAGcgaacgcagaagagaagaggGCTGCTCTGAAAATGGCAGATGACTTCATCCAGAAAATGAATTATCCCAAGATGAAAACACAG GTGGAGATTTTACCACAGGGCAGAGAGACTGTTatctttaaacagtttttccaAAACTGGAATTAA